The Deltaproteobacteria bacterium genome includes a window with the following:
- a CDS encoding integron integrase, whose amino-acid sequence MKNEAKLGESLKRFDRFLARQSLVPQKRRPYYVGWVSRFLQFLGDGDDPVSLREEIGPFLKEMGKSHEEWQVQQARDATRLFLYYLSREGRDRDGSGADSDARWEEVGSRLVRVLRLKQRSIKTEKSYLHWFWTFRRWCGDRLPESLKADDVRDFMSYLAVERRISSSTQSQAFNALVFLFRHVLDQELGEIRDAVRALPRRRLPVVLTRQEVLRLFDHLGGVNLLMAKLIYGSGLRVAECMGLRVKDIDFERSAVTIRRGKQNKDRQTILPEAVKDELQSHLEGVYRLYQKDRADGIDGVWLPDALERKYPNAGKQWEWYWVFPSSSLSVDPRSRRIRRHHLHPSTLQKQIRQAALKAGITKGVSVHTLRHSFATHLLERGTDIRTIQELLGHSSLQTTMIYTHVAGKNLLGVQSPLDVWT is encoded by the coding sequence TATGTGGGATGGGTCTCGAGGTTTCTCCAATTCCTGGGCGACGGGGATGATCCGGTTTCCCTCCGGGAAGAGATCGGCCCTTTTTTGAAGGAGATGGGAAAGAGCCACGAGGAGTGGCAGGTCCAGCAGGCAAGGGATGCGACAAGGCTGTTTCTGTACTATCTTTCGCGGGAGGGCCGGGATCGTGACGGTTCGGGTGCGGACTCCGATGCCAGGTGGGAGGAGGTGGGATCGAGGCTCGTCCGGGTACTTCGATTGAAGCAGCGTTCTATAAAGACAGAGAAATCCTACCTCCACTGGTTTTGGACCTTCAGGAGGTGGTGCGGCGATCGTCTTCCCGAGTCCCTGAAGGCAGACGACGTGCGGGATTTCATGAGCTATCTGGCTGTTGAGAGGAGGATTTCCTCCTCCACGCAGAGCCAGGCTTTCAACGCCCTCGTGTTTCTCTTCCGCCACGTACTGGATCAGGAGCTGGGAGAGATCCGCGACGCGGTTCGAGCCCTGCCCCGGCGAAGGCTTCCGGTTGTGCTCACCCGCCAGGAGGTGCTTCGGCTCTTTGACCACCTGGGCGGGGTGAACCTCCTGATGGCCAAGCTGATCTATGGATCGGGCCTGCGCGTGGCCGAGTGCATGGGGCTCCGGGTGAAGGACATCGATTTTGAGAGGAGTGCGGTGACGATCCGCAGAGGCAAGCAGAACAAGGACCGCCAGACCATACTCCCTGAGGCCGTAAAGGACGAGCTCCAGTCCCATCTGGAGGGTGTATACCGGCTCTATCAGAAGGACCGGGCCGATGGGATCGACGGAGTATGGCTTCCAGATGCCCTGGAGCGGAAGTATCCCAATGCCGGAAAGCAGTGGGAGTGGTACTGGGTGTTTCCCTCAAGCTCGCTTTCCGTGGACCCGCGAAGCAGGAGAATCAGGAGGCATCACCTCCACCCAAGCACACTGCAGAAACAGATCCGGCAGGCCGCCCTCAAGGCGGGAATCACGAAGGGTGTGTCCGTGCATACCCTCCGGCACAGCTTCGCAACGCACCTGCTCGAAAGGGGGACCGACATCCGCACGATCCAGGAACTCCTGGGCCACAGCAGCCTGCAGACCACCATGATCTATACCCATGTTGCTGGAAAGAACCTCCTGGGCGTCCAAAGCCCCCTCGACGTGTGGACGTGA